The following proteins come from a genomic window of Corynebacterium falsenii:
- a CDS encoding ABC-F family ATP-binding cassette domain-containing protein — MIVTNDLEVRVGARTLLNAPGQHLRVQPGDRIGLVGRNGAGKTTTMRILAGEGEPYGGSVTRSGDIGYLPQDSKEGDIEQTARDRVLSARGLDQLRRTMDRQQEIMETSEDDRKRDAAIMKYSRMEEKYHALGGYEADSEAARICNALGLPDRVLDQQLKTLSGGQRRRVELAQILFAATAGSGRSQTTLLLDEPTNHLDADSITWLRDFLSKHDGGLIMISHDVELLDAVCNKVWFLDAVRGEADVYNMGWKKYLDARATDEARRRREKANAEKKASALRQQADKLGAKATKARAAKQMAARADRMLNELDEVRQEDRVAHISFPEPAPCGKTPMNAKGLTKMYGSLEVFAGVDLAIDKGSRVVVLGFNGAGKTTLLKLLAGVERTDGEGGIVTGYGLKVGYFAQEHDTIDGDKSVWENAISACPDAGEQDLRGLLGAFMFSGEQLNQPAGTLSGGEKTRLALATLVSSRANVLLLDEPTNNLDPQSREQVLDALRTYTGAVVLVTHDPGAVKALEPERVIVLPDGTEDLWSDDYMEIVELA, encoded by the coding sequence GTGATTGTGACAAACGACCTTGAAGTGCGTGTGGGGGCACGTACGCTCCTCAACGCTCCGGGCCAGCACCTCAGGGTGCAGCCCGGCGATCGCATTGGATTGGTGGGGCGCAACGGCGCCGGAAAAACTACTACCATGCGCATCCTCGCCGGCGAAGGGGAGCCCTACGGTGGAAGCGTGACCCGCAGTGGAGACATCGGCTATCTGCCGCAGGACTCTAAGGAAGGCGATATCGAGCAGACCGCCCGGGATCGCGTGCTCTCGGCTAGGGGGCTGGATCAGCTGCGCCGCACCATGGATCGCCAGCAGGAGATCATGGAAACCAGCGAAGATGACCGCAAGCGCGATGCCGCGATTATGAAGTACTCGCGGATGGAGGAGAAGTACCACGCGCTTGGTGGATATGAGGCCGACAGTGAGGCGGCCCGCATCTGTAACGCCCTGGGTCTGCCGGATCGCGTGTTGGATCAGCAGCTCAAAACGCTCTCCGGCGGTCAGCGCCGCCGCGTGGAGCTGGCGCAGATCCTCTTTGCCGCAACCGCTGGGTCGGGCCGGTCACAGACCACGCTGTTGCTCGATGAGCCGACGAACCACCTGGATGCCGACTCGATCACGTGGCTGCGGGACTTTCTGAGCAAGCACGATGGTGGCCTGATCATGATCAGCCACGACGTTGAACTGCTCGATGCGGTGTGCAATAAGGTCTGGTTCCTCGACGCCGTGCGTGGCGAGGCCGATGTGTACAACATGGGCTGGAAGAAGTACCTGGACGCCCGGGCCACGGATGAGGCTCGGCGCCGCCGGGAAAAGGCCAATGCGGAGAAGAAGGCCAGCGCGCTGCGGCAGCAGGCCGACAAGCTGGGTGCCAAGGCAACAAAGGCGCGGGCGGCGAAGCAGATGGCGGCCCGTGCCGACCGGATGCTCAACGAGCTCGATGAGGTACGCCAGGAAGATCGCGTGGCGCACATTTCCTTCCCAGAACCGGCTCCGTGTGGCAAGACCCCCATGAACGCCAAGGGTTTGACGAAGATGTACGGCTCTCTGGAAGTCTTTGCTGGTGTGGACTTGGCGATCGACAAGGGGTCGCGCGTGGTGGTTCTGGGCTTCAACGGCGCGGGTAAGACCACGCTACTGAAGCTGTTGGCTGGCGTGGAGCGCACCGATGGCGAAGGCGGCATCGTTACAGGCTACGGCCTCAAGGTGGGATACTTCGCCCAGGAGCACGACACCATTGACGGCGACAAGTCGGTGTGGGAGAACGCCATCTCGGCGTGCCCGGATGCGGGGGAGCAGGACCTGCGCGGTCTCCTGGGCGCGTTCATGTTCTCCGGCGAGCAGCTTAACCAGCCGGCCGGTACTCTCTCCGGTGGCGAGAAAACCCGTCTGGCCTTGGCGACACTGGTCAGTTCCCGGGCCAACGTGCTGCTGCTCGACGAGCCCACGAACAACCTTGATCCGCAATCGCGCGAGCAAGTCCTGGATGCGCTGCGGACCTACACCGGGGCGGTCGTGCTCGTCACGCACGACCCGGGTGCGGTGAAGGCTCTCGAACCGGAGCGAGTCATCGTGTTGCCGGACGGCACCGAGGACCTGTGGAGCGACGACTACATGGAGATCGTCGAGCTGGCCTAG
- the sufU gene encoding Fe-S cluster assembly sulfur transfer protein SufU, with protein sequence MRLEQMYQEVILDHYKHPQHAGLRDPFEAEVHHVNTSCGDELTLRVHLSDDRKTVEDVSYDAVGCSISQASTSVMAEEIVGLPVDEAFAKLAEFERMVTSRGEVEGDDEIIGDGVAFAGVSKYPARVKCALLGWKAFEAAAYDAGAEPMHGSADTANNTDTSSTTGDNNS encoded by the coding sequence ATGAGACTTGAACAGATGTACCAGGAAGTGATCCTGGACCACTACAAGCACCCTCAGCACGCCGGCCTGCGAGACCCCTTTGAAGCCGAGGTGCATCACGTCAATACCTCCTGCGGCGACGAGCTCACGCTCCGCGTGCACCTCAGCGACGATAGGAAGACAGTCGAGGACGTGTCCTACGACGCCGTGGGCTGTTCTATCAGCCAGGCCTCCACGTCCGTCATGGCTGAGGAAATCGTTGGCCTTCCCGTGGATGAGGCCTTCGCCAAGCTCGCCGAGTTTGAGCGGATGGTGACCTCCCGCGGGGAAGTCGAGGGCGATGACGAAATCATCGGCGACGGCGTGGCTTTCGCGGGCGTGTCCAAGTACCCCGCCCGCGTGAAGTGCGCGCTGCTCGGGTGGAAAGCCTTCGAAGCCGCTGCTTACGATGCCGGGGCTGAACCCATGCACGGGTCTGCTGACACCGCCAACAACACCGACACCAGCTCCACGACGGGAGACAACAACTCATGA
- a CDS encoding Ltp family lipoprotein, protein MTSPHNQNPYGQGMPNGQGAPGQQNKRSKKTIILAAAGAILLLFVIAGIVGGGDGGNDKADTASSASTSASTSPASSATLSSAAATTTRERVMEDASDGSPTPGIRKAEPTVDMTAPMLNDPQAQSGRGGASNQGGGSGSAGRQQRNAVESANNYLSVMPFSDKGLRDQLAFDGYPQEAIDYAMNNISVDWNEQAVKKARQYDELMGMSDAALYDQLIFDGFTPEQAQYGVDHL, encoded by the coding sequence ATGACTTCACCTCACAATCAGAATCCCTACGGACAGGGAATGCCCAACGGCCAGGGAGCGCCCGGTCAGCAGAACAAGCGCAGCAAGAAGACGATCATCCTCGCCGCAGCAGGCGCAATTCTACTGCTGTTCGTCATCGCCGGAATCGTCGGCGGAGGCGATGGCGGCAACGACAAGGCAGACACTGCGTCATCGGCCTCTACGTCGGCATCGACTTCCCCTGCATCGTCTGCAACGCTGTCCTCCGCGGCTGCAACAACAACGCGGGAGCGGGTGATGGAAGATGCCAGCGATGGTTCCCCAACCCCGGGCATTCGCAAGGCCGAGCCCACCGTGGACATGACTGCTCCGATGCTCAACGATCCCCAGGCTCAATCCGGGCGAGGCGGTGCATCTAACCAGGGCGGCGGATCAGGATCTGCAGGTCGCCAACAGCGCAACGCCGTGGAAAGCGCCAACAACTATCTGTCCGTCATGCCTTTCTCCGATAAGGGGCTGCGCGATCAGCTCGCTTTCGATGGCTACCCGCAAGAGGCCATCGACTACGCGATGAACAACATCTCCGTTGACTGGAACGAGCAGGCCGTGAAGAAGGCTCGTCAATACGACGAACTCATGGGAATGTCCGATGCTGCCCTTTACGATCAGTTGATCTTCGATGGATTCACGCCGGAACAGGCCCAATATGGAGTGGACCACCTCTAG
- a CDS encoding indolepyruvate ferredoxin oxidoreductase family protein, with protein sequence MTSTIIPASNSSSAGDPADRSADRGTTAERTTGPTSPTVSSTVIDDRYIADRGSVHLTGIQALVRMIRDRAIADRARGLNTASFVSGYEGSPLGGYDLELAKRSKILGEHTIVHKPAVNEELGATAVAGSQLTAGATLNDGIDGVVGYWYGKAPGLDRSADAIRHANVTGASGYGGAVAIVGDDPTAKSSTVPSNSSRLIADLGMPMLVPADSADILSLGTHAAWMSRYSGLWVALRVTTPVADGSSTVTLDGPLVAPDVANDKHQPDARLLGQRLLDLDRTRTGVRLQRAMDYARKHHLNRLTHGSGEDTVGIICAGNTALEMEEALRTLAPNGSAPSKVRVLRLGMTWPLDPRELNKFATGLETVIVAEELGNHLFETVKTTLYDCENRPALRHISPINGTATQRLGSELSKLGIEVTLPQREPQRIALPLSVESRVPHFCSGCPHNASTRTTPDTLVGAGIGCHAMVMLMDPQRVGTILGTAQMGGEGNHWLGMSPFIKEKHFVQNMGDGTFLHSGSLALRALVAANANVTVKLLHNGTVAMTGGQDPVGQPSLAGLVDMVQAENPARIVVTTDDVARTKKILREVRGGGVEVIDRDQLAEIQKDLATTEGVTVLIHDQHCAAEKRRAISRGKTQRSATRVIINERICEGCGDCGEKSGCLSVQPVDTQFGRKTRIDQSTCNSDFTCLKGDCPAFTTVELHDTSSAAHREVPTLSTEDLPPVTLPELTSAQSWNVRISGVGGTGVLTLAAVIATAAQLDGRYVRGNDMTGLAQKGGSVVSDVRIAATPTDEPGAVPAAGADLVIAMDGITAAESATTSTISAERTTAVLSSADTPTGVMCTDVKASRPGGVEIAGTLGKHARRAVITDAIRLAQAIFGETTYQTMILLGVSVQAGALPVSAEAIEQALEANGRKVAENIQAFRWGRALVATPELVDGVVSSTPEVGSDLEIVAREDTVATVTAALESEHRPAGATADVAGFEELVDLVAVRMDEVQRWGSAKDARHYLDDVCTMYRQERRVRPGSVALTREFAIGLHKVSTYKDEYEVARLALDEGFATQVARDYGEDVAARLKVMLQPPLLRAMGLNRKIGLGKWSEPALRSLAKMKRLRGTKLDIFGAAEVRVLERELKRQYRAVLLSQAKRMTSQERLAELTELAAAADGVRGFEEKKLSSGREMLAKLGAAGGVAV encoded by the coding sequence ATGACTTCCACCATCATTCCCGCATCGAACTCCAGCTCGGCCGGAGACCCCGCCGACCGGTCGGCAGACCGCGGTACCACGGCAGAGCGCACCACCGGCCCCACCAGCCCCACCGTGTCGAGCACCGTCATCGACGATCGCTACATCGCCGACCGCGGCTCCGTGCACCTCACCGGCATTCAGGCTCTCGTGCGCATGATTCGCGATCGCGCCATCGCGGATCGTGCGCGCGGTCTGAACACCGCAAGCTTCGTCTCTGGCTACGAGGGCTCCCCGCTCGGCGGCTACGACCTCGAACTCGCGAAGCGCTCGAAGATCTTGGGCGAGCACACGATCGTGCACAAGCCCGCCGTCAACGAGGAACTCGGTGCCACAGCCGTGGCGGGGTCCCAGCTCACGGCCGGGGCCACGCTCAACGACGGTATCGACGGCGTGGTCGGCTACTGGTACGGCAAAGCCCCAGGCCTGGATCGCTCCGCCGATGCCATCCGCCACGCCAACGTCACAGGCGCCAGCGGATACGGCGGAGCCGTAGCCATCGTCGGCGACGACCCCACGGCCAAGTCCTCTACCGTGCCCTCCAATTCCAGCCGTCTTATCGCAGATCTCGGCATGCCGATGCTCGTACCGGCCGATTCCGCAGACATCTTATCTCTGGGAACGCACGCTGCGTGGATGTCCCGTTACTCTGGCCTGTGGGTCGCGCTGCGCGTGACCACCCCGGTTGCCGATGGCTCATCCACGGTTACCCTCGACGGGCCACTTGTGGCGCCCGATGTGGCCAACGACAAGCACCAACCGGATGCGCGCTTGCTGGGTCAGCGCCTGCTCGATCTCGACCGCACCCGCACCGGCGTGCGGCTCCAGCGTGCGATGGACTATGCCCGCAAGCACCACCTCAACCGCCTCACCCACGGCAGTGGCGAGGATACGGTAGGAATCATCTGCGCCGGCAACACCGCGCTGGAGATGGAGGAAGCCCTGCGCACCCTCGCCCCGAATGGGTCCGCTCCCAGTAAGGTGCGCGTGTTGCGCCTCGGTATGACGTGGCCGCTCGACCCGCGCGAGCTCAATAAGTTTGCCACCGGGTTGGAGACGGTCATCGTGGCCGAAGAGCTGGGCAATCACCTCTTCGAAACCGTGAAGACCACTCTCTACGATTGCGAGAATCGTCCCGCACTGCGTCACATCAGCCCCATCAACGGCACCGCCACCCAGCGGCTCGGCTCGGAACTATCGAAGCTGGGCATCGAAGTGACTCTCCCCCAGCGTGAGCCCCAGCGCATCGCCCTGCCCCTGTCCGTGGAATCCCGCGTTCCCCACTTCTGCTCCGGCTGCCCACACAATGCCTCCACCCGCACCACCCCGGACACCCTCGTGGGCGCTGGCATCGGTTGCCACGCGATGGTCATGCTCATGGATCCGCAGCGCGTTGGCACCATCCTCGGCACCGCACAAATGGGCGGCGAGGGCAACCACTGGCTCGGCATGAGCCCGTTCATCAAGGAAAAGCACTTCGTGCAGAACATGGGCGATGGCACCTTCCTCCACTCCGGCAGCCTCGCGCTGCGCGCCCTAGTGGCAGCCAACGCCAACGTCACGGTGAAGCTGCTGCACAACGGGACAGTCGCTATGACCGGCGGCCAGGACCCCGTCGGCCAGCCCAGCCTCGCAGGGCTTGTGGACATGGTCCAGGCGGAAAACCCCGCCCGGATCGTCGTGACGACCGATGATGTTGCCCGCACCAAGAAGATTCTGCGCGAGGTGCGCGGTGGTGGCGTCGAGGTGATAGACCGCGACCAGCTTGCCGAAATCCAAAAGGATCTGGCTACCACCGAAGGCGTGACCGTGCTCATCCACGACCAGCACTGCGCGGCCGAGAAGCGGCGTGCCATCAGTCGCGGCAAGACCCAGCGGAGTGCTACCCGCGTGATCATCAACGAGCGCATCTGCGAAGGCTGCGGTGACTGTGGCGAGAAGTCCGGCTGCCTCTCCGTCCAACCGGTGGACACGCAGTTCGGCCGCAAGACCCGCATCGACCAGTCCACGTGCAACTCGGACTTTACGTGCCTCAAGGGCGATTGCCCGGCGTTTACCACCGTGGAACTGCACGACACCTCCAGCGCGGCGCACCGGGAGGTTCCCACACTGAGCACCGAGGATCTCCCGCCGGTCACCCTTCCGGAGCTGACCAGCGCGCAGAGTTGGAACGTGCGCATCTCCGGCGTAGGTGGCACCGGCGTACTCACACTCGCCGCGGTGATCGCCACCGCCGCCCAGCTGGACGGCCGCTACGTGCGCGGCAATGACATGACTGGCCTGGCGCAAAAGGGCGGGTCGGTAGTCTCCGACGTGCGCATCGCCGCGACCCCGACCGACGAGCCCGGTGCGGTTCCGGCTGCGGGGGCGGATCTGGTCATCGCCATGGACGGAATCACGGCTGCGGAGTCGGCCACGACGTCGACGATCAGTGCGGAGCGCACCACCGCGGTCCTATCCAGCGCCGACACCCCTACGGGTGTGATGTGTACGGACGTGAAGGCATCGCGGCCTGGTGGCGTCGAAATTGCGGGAACGCTGGGCAAACACGCCCGGCGAGCCGTGATCACCGACGCGATTCGCCTGGCACAGGCCATTTTCGGCGAGACGACGTACCAGACCATGATCCTGCTCGGCGTGAGCGTGCAGGCCGGTGCGCTGCCCGTCTCCGCCGAGGCCATCGAGCAAGCCCTGGAGGCCAATGGTCGCAAGGTGGCGGAGAACATTCAGGCATTCCGGTGGGGTCGTGCCCTCGTGGCCACGCCGGAGCTCGTTGATGGTGTTGTGTCGTCGACGCCAGAAGTCGGCTCCGACCTTGAGATTGTTGCACGGGAGGACACCGTGGCGACCGTAACGGCGGCGCTGGAGAGCGAGCACCGCCCGGCGGGCGCGACGGCGGACGTGGCTGGATTCGAGGAGCTGGTGGACCTCGTTGCCGTGCGCATGGACGAGGTGCAGCGGTGGGGATCGGCCAAGGATGCCCGCCACTACCTCGACGATGTGTGCACGATGTACCGCCAGGAGCGGCGCGTGCGGCCCGGTTCCGTGGCTTTGACCAGGGAGTTCGCGATTGGTCTGCACAAGGTGAGCACGTACAAGGACGAGTATGAGGTTGCGCGGTTGGCCCTCGACGAGGGCTTCGCCACGCAGGTGGCCCGGGACTACGGCGAGGATGTCGCCGCCCGGTTGAAGGTGATGCTGCAGCCACCCTTGCTCCGCGCTATGGGTCTGAACCGCAAGATTGGTCTCGGCAAGTGGTCCGAGCCGGCGCTGCGGAGCTTGGCGAAGATGAAGCGGTTGCGCGGGACCAAGCTCGATATCTTCGGCGCCGCCGAGGTGCGGGTGCTGGAGCGCGAGTTGAAGCGTCAGTACCGGGCGGTGTTGCTGAGCCAGGCGAAGCGGATGACTAGCCAGGAGCGGTTGGCCGAGTTGACCGAGCTGGCGGCGGCTGCCGATGGTGTGCGCGGTTTCGAGGAGAAGAAGCTCAGCAGCGGGCGCGAGATGCTGGCGAAGCTGGGTGCCGCTGGCGGCGTGGCGGTGTAG
- a CDS encoding lycopene cyclase family protein, with protein MPEPRQPARASSTTPVRLAIAGLGPAGVGLALRAVERGWDVTCHDPAIADGDVLPPWPATYGAVDPDIPPWAAEFFDSPAPLTVIAETRRELGFRYRMLNKEALRNAFCRANIPVRRSPAPASSRTSVTVTCSGAPRTDAALWQIAAGVVVSLSDATSHPTPEPIFMDWRGRADHHPPSFLYVQQVDDGWLFEETILAAHCPADASEQQRLVDMLRARLAERLDSSEVRALGPWIQLRTEAVSIPMGTRRGALPDFFGAAGGLIHPATGYSLGASLTGADDVLDMIERTHGTSGHGRREGLMCANRLCARTNRWLAYVLRQVGGELIARADQETLRSFFECFFRLPAPVQLAYLTGHDGVAVAKAMWQLRAHTGFRHEFLRPLWTQPWPVARAVWKRMRARR; from the coding sequence ATGCCAGAGCCTCGTCAGCCCGCCCGCGCCTCGTCGACCACCCCCGTTCGCCTCGCCATCGCGGGTTTGGGGCCCGCCGGTGTGGGCCTTGCGTTACGAGCCGTCGAGCGCGGGTGGGACGTGACTTGCCATGACCCCGCCATCGCCGATGGCGACGTCCTCCCTCCCTGGCCCGCCACCTACGGCGCCGTCGACCCCGACATCCCGCCATGGGCCGCAGAGTTCTTCGACTCACCCGCTCCCCTCACCGTTATCGCGGAAACCCGTCGCGAACTGGGTTTTCGCTACCGGATGCTCAACAAGGAAGCGCTGCGCAATGCCTTCTGCCGCGCCAACATTCCGGTCCGCCGCTCCCCCGCCCCAGCTTCGTCGCGCACGTCCGTCACCGTGACGTGCTCCGGCGCCCCGCGCACGGACGCTGCACTCTGGCAGATCGCCGCGGGGGTCGTTGTTTCCTTGTCCGACGCTACCAGCCATCCCACCCCCGAACCCATCTTCATGGACTGGCGAGGCCGTGCCGACCACCATCCCCCGAGCTTTCTCTACGTCCAGCAGGTCGATGATGGCTGGTTGTTTGAGGAAACGATCCTTGCGGCGCATTGCCCTGCGGACGCCAGTGAGCAACAGCGCCTCGTCGATATGCTGCGTGCTCGGTTGGCCGAGAGACTGGACAGCTCAGAGGTACGCGCCTTGGGGCCGTGGATCCAGCTGCGTACGGAGGCGGTCAGCATTCCCATGGGCACGAGGCGCGGAGCGCTGCCTGACTTTTTCGGTGCTGCCGGAGGATTGATCCATCCCGCAACGGGATATTCCTTGGGCGCGAGCTTGACTGGTGCAGATGACGTTCTAGACATGATCGAGCGCACCCACGGCACTTCCGGGCATGGGCGCCGGGAAGGGTTGATGTGCGCGAATCGTCTGTGCGCGCGAACCAATCGGTGGCTAGCGTACGTGCTGCGTCAGGTCGGCGGCGAACTCATCGCCCGGGCTGACCAGGAAACGCTGCGATCATTCTTCGAATGCTTCTTCCGGCTGCCAGCTCCGGTTCAGCTCGCGTACCTCACGGGTCACGATGGCGTGGCAGTGGCCAAGGCGATGTGGCAGTTGCGGGCGCATACGGGCTTTCGCCACGAGTTCTTGCGCCCATTATGGACACAGCCCTGGCCGGTGGCCAGGGCTGTGTGGAAGCGGATGAGAGCGCGCCGCTAG
- a CDS encoding glutamine amidotransferase-related protein, whose product MSFVLLCPRRGDDVLAAEYDDFLHFSGLAPEELDQRPLSTPDAEIGSFDGVKGVFIGGSPFTITQPVDPEWQDAVTRRLVDFVASQVDGGIPVFSTCYGASMLAHHLGGRVDTTFSESASVSTMSLTDEGRVDELTRDLPEISKVMTGHKDSVVELPAGATLLATGPTCPVQVYRLGQTVWVTQFHPEMDGERIKRRLSFYEDDGYCRADELAETYAAFNGHDTSPVNGLPRKFVEFCRAHSAGREEALIDRAAG is encoded by the coding sequence GTGAGCTTCGTACTATTGTGCCCCCGCCGCGGGGATGACGTATTGGCAGCGGAGTACGACGACTTCCTGCACTTCAGCGGCCTAGCCCCTGAGGAGCTAGATCAGCGGCCGCTGTCCACGCCCGACGCCGAGATCGGTTCTTTCGACGGCGTCAAGGGCGTGTTCATCGGCGGCTCACCGTTCACCATCACCCAGCCCGTTGACCCCGAATGGCAGGATGCGGTGACTCGCCGGCTCGTTGATTTCGTCGCCTCGCAAGTCGACGGTGGAATCCCCGTGTTTAGCACCTGCTACGGAGCGTCGATGCTGGCCCACCACTTGGGTGGACGGGTGGATACCACCTTCTCCGAAAGCGCGAGTGTGAGCACCATGTCGCTGACGGACGAGGGGCGGGTCGATGAGCTCACCCGGGATCTGCCGGAGATCAGCAAGGTGATGACGGGGCACAAGGATTCAGTTGTGGAGTTGCCGGCGGGAGCAACGCTGCTGGCCACCGGCCCGACGTGCCCGGTGCAGGTCTACCGGCTGGGCCAGACCGTGTGGGTGACCCAATTCCACCCAGAGATGGATGGCGAACGCATCAAGCGCAGGTTGAGCTTCTACGAGGATGACGGGTACTGCCGCGCCGATGAGCTGGCGGAGACGTACGCGGCGTTTAACGGTCACGACACCTCCCCTGTCAACGGGTTGCCGCGTAAGTTCGTGGAGTTCTGCCGGGCGCACAGCGCTGGCCGGGAGGAAGCGCTGATCGACCGCGCTGCTGGGTAG
- a CDS encoding cysteine desulfurase → MSTSLDTAAIRKDFPILSRTVRDGRPLVYLDSGATSQRPVHVLDAERDFLTKHNAPVHRGAYQLAEEATDAYEDARAAIAAFVGANDPEIVFTKNATEALNEVAYILGDDRAGELQVTAGDEIVVSELEHHANLVPWQELARRTGATLKWYTSTEDGRIDLDSLELSDKTKVVALTHQSNVTGAVLDVPEAVRRARAVGATFVMDACQSVPHMPVDFHELDVDFAAFSGHKMLGPNGVGVLYGKSALLDALPPFLTGGSMVQKVTMEGTTFTEAPQRFEAGTQMTSQVVGLGAAVKYLNDLGMDNVKAHENELTAYALDQLSEIEGLRIIGPTTADDRGASVSFVVDGIHPHDLGQVVDDEGVCIRVGHHCAWPVHTCMGVQATARASFYVYNEPAEVDALVAAIKKAKEFFGVD, encoded by the coding sequence ATGAGCACATCATTGGACACCGCTGCGATCAGGAAGGATTTCCCCATCCTGTCCCGCACAGTCCGAGATGGCCGCCCCCTGGTCTACCTGGACTCCGGAGCGACCTCCCAGCGCCCGGTCCACGTCCTCGACGCAGAACGGGACTTCCTGACGAAGCACAACGCGCCCGTGCACCGCGGTGCATACCAGTTGGCCGAGGAGGCCACGGATGCGTACGAGGATGCCCGCGCGGCGATCGCTGCGTTCGTCGGTGCGAACGATCCGGAGATCGTTTTCACGAAGAACGCCACCGAGGCACTGAACGAGGTTGCCTACATTTTGGGCGACGATCGCGCAGGGGAGCTGCAGGTCACGGCAGGCGACGAGATTGTCGTCTCCGAGTTGGAGCACCACGCAAACCTCGTGCCGTGGCAGGAGCTGGCGCGTCGCACCGGTGCCACGCTGAAGTGGTACACGTCCACCGAGGACGGTCGCATTGACCTCGATAGTCTCGAATTGTCGGACAAGACCAAGGTCGTCGCGTTGACCCACCAGTCCAACGTGACCGGTGCCGTTCTCGACGTCCCCGAGGCCGTGCGGCGAGCCCGCGCGGTCGGGGCGACGTTCGTAATGGACGCCTGCCAGTCTGTTCCGCACATGCCCGTGGATTTCCACGAGCTCGACGTTGACTTCGCGGCCTTTTCCGGCCACAAGATGTTGGGTCCGAACGGCGTGGGCGTGCTCTACGGAAAGAGCGCGTTGCTGGATGCACTCCCGCCATTCCTCACCGGTGGATCCATGGTTCAGAAGGTGACTATGGAGGGCACAACGTTCACCGAGGCGCCGCAGCGCTTTGAGGCGGGCACCCAAATGACCTCTCAGGTGGTCGGCCTCGGCGCTGCTGTGAAGTACCTCAACGATCTGGGCATGGACAATGTCAAGGCACATGAGAACGAGCTGACCGCCTACGCTCTCGATCAGCTCAGCGAGATCGAGGGGCTGCGCATCATTGGGCCCACGACAGCTGACGACCGCGGTGCATCGGTGAGCTTCGTGGTGGATGGGATCCACCCCCACGATCTGGGCCAGGTCGTTGACGACGAAGGCGTGTGCATTCGAGTGGGGCACCACTGCGCATGGCCCGTGCACACCTGCATGGGAGTGCAGGCCACGGCTAGGGCCAGCTTCTACGTATACAACGAGCCCGCCGAGGTCGATGCCCTCGTGGCCGCAATTAAGAAGGCGAAGGAGTTCTTCGGCGTGGATTAG
- a CDS encoding metal-sulfur cluster assembly factor: MTEPQDATNPTSPELDPSPLNEVPEPPKERSQQDVELAGKVEECLLDVIDPELGINVVDLGLVYDVWIEGSTAVINMTLTSPACPLQDMLEDQAQGAVVGTLDEISELTINWVWTPPWGPHMINEEGREQLRYLGFSV, translated from the coding sequence ATGACCGAACCCCAAGACGCCACCAATCCCACCAGCCCAGAGCTGGATCCCTCGCCCCTCAACGAGGTTCCCGAACCTCCAAAGGAGCGTTCTCAGCAGGACGTTGAACTCGCCGGCAAGGTAGAGGAATGCCTGCTCGATGTCATCGACCCCGAGCTGGGCATCAACGTTGTTGACCTCGGTTTGGTATACGACGTCTGGATCGAGGGCTCCACCGCCGTTATCAACATGACGCTGACCTCCCCGGCCTGCCCGCTCCAGGACATGCTGGAGGACCAGGCCCAGGGCGCAGTTGTGGGTACCTTGGACGAGATCTCCGAGCTCACCATCAACTGGGTCTGGACCCCGCCGTGGGGCCCCCACATGATCAACGAAGAGGGCCGCGAGCAGCTTCGCTACCTCGGCTTCTCCGTCTAG